A DNA window from Theobroma cacao cultivar B97-61/B2 chromosome 5, Criollo_cocoa_genome_V2, whole genome shotgun sequence contains the following coding sequences:
- the LOC18597563 gene encoding uncharacterized protein LOC18597563 yields MELSEEWKSYFPIGKSLDPPLLLSSASPGPLFFIPKPRTFPKTLFSSPSLFPPLHPPPSRLSFSRFLSTSSVPYSASSSIASRFGLESFYDDAASSSFLSHNRLHLLHCPDQNIAVVFFTTGANHDRIGFFAVHVQDNDFKFLGDRDGDILISHNHCNHKILRILVSPVDDDDFEENSGDSVVGYLMACTLYSVHWYSVKFVKSSKSPALDYLGCKLFKSSSIVSACFSPHLPQESMVLLENGALFFFDLESDVNCQIPNAYFKGNKLRVLWNDSSGSENYKWLGVEFSWHPRILIVARSDAVFLVDNRLDQCNVICLAKVEMLSPYTVDEEDQFLAFSRAGADGFQFVLASRSLLVLCDVRKPMMPLLRWAHNLDNPCYIHVFRLSELRSQSRDDRYHWATESGFCIILGSFWNCEFRLFCYGPSPASEGSTASEIAKFCKPFLAWDLPSDLSLSSRECHCGSCLVREEFSKGALPEWVDWQQKKDIVLGFGILNRDISELVCESDEFGGFTLIRLMSSGKIETQRYCASWDLVQKLDVGHREPLLNFEDSLLYSFGDDEYKFPKKFKYLNLDYLRGYLNGNVAEVLDSKMKSCKGPLEKESFGLDFHEILCEKLKVCGFGRFRSSPPLAIVFNDISSPTSICEVASRQMWATLPLELLLLAFSGYSDLFDAPFDDNTMPLKFSVVPDLPQLPPFLLRKPSCCSTKWSHKVWPDDSLVGPVLPLPVLLTLHEFRNGCPDSENMCEYSSEVELGLRCNEVMQVAAEMAVSDSSLLDNDEAISLADDRDGMWLDSQRPKPFFLYHPVGGEPSSTGQLQGNHMYKDEKFITMITKVHEKEADSSVTMANVGLELFDDLCLIELKFDVPAMNFMSQELEAYKTLKRQFSKWQEHFNPYQELCKQNNLNSQRRE; encoded by the coding sequence ATGGAGTTATCAGAGGAGTGGAAATCTTATTTCCCCATAGGCAAATCCTTGGACCCGCCGCTTCTCCTCTCTTCTGCTTCGCCTGGTCCTCTTTTCTTCATCCCAAAACCCAGAACCTTTCCTAAGACCCTTTTCTCTTCTCCCTCTCTTTTCCCTCCCCTCCATCCTCCTCCTTCTCGCCTTTCTTTCTCTCGATTCCTCTCCACTTCTTCTGTCCCTTACTCCGCTTCTTCCTCTATTGCTTCCCGCTTCGGCCTCGAGTCCTTCTATGATGACGCCGCTTCTTCGTCCTTTTTATCGCATAATCGCCTCCACCTTCTCCACTGCCCCGACCAAAACATTGCTGTCGTCTTCTTCACGACTGGCGCCAACCATGACAGAATTGGGTTCTTCGCTGTTCACGTCCAGGACAACGATTTCAAGTTTCTGGGTGATCGGGATGGTGACATCTTGATTTCACACAACCACTGCAATCACAAAATACTGAGGATTTTGGTGAGCCCAGTTGACGATGACGATTTCGAGGAAAATTCAGGTGATTCTGTTGTTGGGTATTTAATGGCTTGTACTTTGTATTCTGTTCATTGGTATTCTGTTAAATTTGTTAAGTCTAGCAAAAGCCCTGCTTTGGATTACTTAGGTTGTAAGTTGTTCAAGAGTTCCTCGATTGTCAGTGCTTGTTTCAGTCCACATTTACCTCAAGAAAGTATGGTTTTGTTAGAGAATGGTGCATTGTTCTTTTTTGATTTAGAGTCTGATGTTAACTGTCAAATACCCAATGCCTATTTTAAAGGGAATAAATTGAGAGTTTTATGGAATGATTCGAGTGGTTCAGAGAATTATAAATGGTTGGGTGTTGAGTTTAGTTGGCATCCTAGGATTTTGATTGTTGCCCGCTCAGATGCTGTCTTTTTAGTTGATAATAGGCTTGACCAATGTAACGTAATTTGTTTAGCTAAGGTTGAGATGTTGAGCCCATATACTGTCGATGAAGAGGATCAGTTCCTAGCGTTTTCTAGAGCAGGAGCTGATGGGTTTCAATTTGTTTTGGCTTCCCGTAGTCTACTGGTGCTTTGTGATGTGCGTAAACCAATGATGCCACTGTTGCGTTGGGCTCATAATCTTGATAATCCATGCTATATTCATGTGTTTAGGTTATCAGAATTGAGATCACAATCAAGGGATGATAGGTACCACTGGGCAACTGAATCAGGTTTTTGCATAATATTGGGATCGTTTTGGAATTGTGAGTTTAGGCTGTTCTGTTATGGCCCTTCTCCAGCCAGTGAAGGATCCACTGCTTCGGAGATTGCAAAGTTTTGCAAACCATTTTTGGCGTGGGATCTTCCTTCAGATCTCTCATTGTCAAGTCGAGAGTGTCATTGTGGAAGTTGTCTTGTTAGAGAAGAATTTTCAAAGGGTGCTCTTCCTGAATGGGTTGATTGGCAGCAGAAGAAAGATATTGTCCTGGGATTTGGAATTTTGAATAGGGATATCTCTGAATTGGTGTGCGAGTCTGATGAATTTGGAGGTTTTACTTTGATTAGGCTAATGTCTTCGGGAAAGATTGAAACTCAAAGATATTGTGCCTCTTGGGATTTGGTGCAGAAATTAGATGTAGGTCACAGAGAACCATTGTTGAATTTTGAGGATAGCTTACTGTACTCTTTTGGTGATGATGAATACAAATTtcctaaaaaatttaagtatttGAATCTTGACTATCTTCGTGGGTATTTGAATGGAAATGTTGCTGAAGTCCTAGATTCCAAGATGAAGTCTTGCAAGGGTCCTTTGGAGAAGGAATCTTTTGGTCTAGACTTTCATGAAATTTTGTGTGAGAAGTTGAAGGTCTGTGGATTTGGTCGATTCAGGTCCTCTCCTCCACTTGCCATTGTTTTCAATGACATTAGCTCGCCAACAAGCATATGTGAAGTTGCTTCAAGGCAAATGTGGGCAACCTTACCTTTGGAACTTTTACTACTGGCTTTCTCTGGCTACTCTGACCTATTTGATGCACCGTTTGACGACAATACAATGCCTTTGAAATTTTCAGTTGTTCCAGACCTACCTCAGTTACCTCCTTTCCTATTAAGGAAGCCCTCATGCTGCAGCACTAAGTGGTCACATAAAGTGTGGCCTGATGATTCACTTGTGGGTCCTGTTCTTCCCCTTCCTGTTCTACTTACTCTTCATGAGTTTCGTAATGGCTGTCCTGATTCGGAGAACATGTGTGAATATTCATCAGAGGTGGAACTTGGCCTTCGGTGCAATGAAGTCATGCAGGTTGCTGCAGAAATGGCTGTATCAGATTCTAGCTTGCTTGACAATGACGAAGCCATCTCTCTTGCTGATGACAGAGATGGGATGTGGTTGGACTCTCAAAGGCCAAAACCGTTCTTCTTATATCATCCAGTGGGAGGTGAGCCATCTAGCACTGGTCAACTGCAGGGAAACCATATGTATAAAGATGAGAAATTTATTACCATGATTACCAAAGTGCATGAGAAGGAGGCTGATTCTAGTGTCACAATGGCTAATGTTGGGCTGGAACTATTTGATGATCTATGTCTCATTGAGTTGAAGTTTGATGTTCCTGCCATGAACTTTATGTCACAGGAATTAGAAGCATACAAGACATTGAAAAGGCAGTTCTCGAAGTGGCAAGAACATTTTAACCCATATCAGGAACTGTGCAAGCAGAACAATCTTAATTCTCAAAGGAGGGAATGA
- the LOC18597564 gene encoding uncharacterized protein LOC18597564 isoform X1, which produces MKTLTSSCSKAIIDKHRDKGLSCFNDLSLNRGEVCLFPSKKLVRIRLLRLLSVQHRPLQPVLSSSSLSPDSQVDFETAETQPAEENPSKTVHVKFQLQKECSFGEHFFIVGDHPMLGIWDPESAIPLNWLKGHVWTVELDIPVRKSIQFKFVLKTSTGNLLWQPGPDRIFKSWETENTIIVSEDWEEAEYQKLIEEEPSANQDGPVLDSEMAIVAENLTPPKEVLVSDMELVSETDSITNLEKEPLQAFSEELATSSGAPSLEEPLAIVAENISYPTENFVANVDNVVLGVKRTDYPNDEALATSNKNHLVAEDLGNIGRVETVQNPATADVEGNLVVHEGSPVLVPGLTPLDTVSTEEANLDEYEKNSITEASIEVNEANYQKMPELDEKQEPEGEPQEEKPTAVSKDEEEPTAVSKDEEEQLDNRHIQSPQLAREQRDPDPFQSDVQWGRKTLKRLLNSLRFL; this is translated from the exons ATGAAAACCTTGACGAGTTCTTGCTCCAAGGCAATCATTGACAAGCATAGAGATAAAGGGTTGTCTTGTTTTAATGATCTTTCTCTTAACAGAGGTGaagtatgcttgttcccttccaaAAAGCTAGTGAGAATCCGGCTCTTGCGTTTGCTTTCTGTGCAACACAGGCCCCTGCAGCCTGTTTTGTCATCTTCTTCCTTGTCACCAGACTCACAG GTGGACTTTGAGACAGCAGAAACTCAACCTGCAGAAGAAA ATCCATCAAAGACTGTTCATGTCAAATTCCAGTTACAGAAAGAGTGCTCCTTTGGGGAGCATTTTTTCATTGTAGGGGATCATCCTATGTTAGGCATATGGGATCCTGAGAGTGCTATTCCACTGAATTGGTTAAAAGGACATGTTTGGACTGTAGAGCTG GACATACCTGTTCGAAAATCAATCCAGTTCAAATTCGTTCTGAAAACAAGCACTGGGAACCTTTTGTGGCAACCGGGCCCTGATCGGATATTTAAATCCTGGGAGACTGAGAATACAATCATCGTTAGTGAAGACTGGGAAGAAGCTGAATATCAGAAATTAATTGAGGAAGAACCATCAGCTAATCAAGATGGACCTGTTCTTGATTCAGAGATGGCAATTGTTGCAGAGAACTTGACACCTCCAAAGGAAGTATTAGTTTCTGACATGGAGCTGGTTTCAGAAACTGATAGTATCACCAATCTAGAAAAGGAGCCATTACAAGCATTTTCTGAAGAACTAGCCACTAGCAGTGGTGCTCCTTCACTAGAGGAGCCCTTGGCCATTGTTGCAGAGAATATTAGTTACCCAACTGAAAATTTCGTAGCGAATGTAGATAATGTAGTGCTCGGTGTGAAGAGAACTGACTACCCCAATGATGAAGCTTTGGCTACTTCAAATAAGAATCATTTGGTAGCAGAGGACCTTGGAAATATCGGCAGAGTAGAAACAGTCCAGAACCCAGCAACTGCAGATGTTGAGGGAAATCTGGTTGTACATGAAGGTAGTCCTGTTCTGGTACCTGGCTTGACTCCATTAGATACAGTGTCAACTGAAGAAGCAAATTTGGATGAATATGAGAAGAATAGTATTACTGAGGCATCAATTGAAGTTAATGAAGCTAATTATCAGAAAATGCCAGAG TTGGATGAGAAGCAAGAACCTGAAGGTGAACCACAGGAAGAAAAACCAACTGCAGTGTCCAAGGATGAGGAGGAACCTACTGCAGTGTCCAAGGATGAGGAGGAACAGCTTGATAACCGACACATTCAGAGTCCCCAACTAGCCAGAGAACAGCGTGATCCGGATCCTTTTCAAAGTGATGTCCAGTGGGGTCGTAAAACACTTAAGAGGCTTCTGAACAGTTTAAGATTTCTATAG
- the LOC18597564 gene encoding uncharacterized protein LOC18597564 isoform X2 produces MKTLTSSCSKAIIDKHRDKGLSCFNDLSLNRGEVCLFPSKKLVRIRLLRLLSVQHRPLQPVLSSSSLSPDSQVDFETAETQPAEENPSKTVHVKFQLQKECSFGEHFFIVGDHPMLGIWDPESAIPLNWLKGHVWTVELDIPVRKSIQFKFVLKTSTGNLLWQPGPDRIFKSWETENTIIVSEDWEEAEYQKLIEEEPSANQDGPVLDSEMAIVAENLTPPKEVLVSDMELVSETDSITNLEKEPLQAFSEELATSSGAPSLEEPLAIVAENISYPTENFVANVDNVVLGVKRTDYPNDEALATSNKNHLVAEDLGNIGRVETVQNPATADVEGNLVVHEGSPVLVPGLTPLDTVSTEEANLDEYEKNSITEASIEVNEANYQKMPELDEKQEPEGEPQEEKPTAVSKDEEEQLDNRHIQSPQLAREQRDPDPFQSDVQWGRKTLKRLLNSLRFL; encoded by the exons ATGAAAACCTTGACGAGTTCTTGCTCCAAGGCAATCATTGACAAGCATAGAGATAAAGGGTTGTCTTGTTTTAATGATCTTTCTCTTAACAGAGGTGaagtatgcttgttcccttccaaAAAGCTAGTGAGAATCCGGCTCTTGCGTTTGCTTTCTGTGCAACACAGGCCCCTGCAGCCTGTTTTGTCATCTTCTTCCTTGTCACCAGACTCACAG GTGGACTTTGAGACAGCAGAAACTCAACCTGCAGAAGAAA ATCCATCAAAGACTGTTCATGTCAAATTCCAGTTACAGAAAGAGTGCTCCTTTGGGGAGCATTTTTTCATTGTAGGGGATCATCCTATGTTAGGCATATGGGATCCTGAGAGTGCTATTCCACTGAATTGGTTAAAAGGACATGTTTGGACTGTAGAGCTG GACATACCTGTTCGAAAATCAATCCAGTTCAAATTCGTTCTGAAAACAAGCACTGGGAACCTTTTGTGGCAACCGGGCCCTGATCGGATATTTAAATCCTGGGAGACTGAGAATACAATCATCGTTAGTGAAGACTGGGAAGAAGCTGAATATCAGAAATTAATTGAGGAAGAACCATCAGCTAATCAAGATGGACCTGTTCTTGATTCAGAGATGGCAATTGTTGCAGAGAACTTGACACCTCCAAAGGAAGTATTAGTTTCTGACATGGAGCTGGTTTCAGAAACTGATAGTATCACCAATCTAGAAAAGGAGCCATTACAAGCATTTTCTGAAGAACTAGCCACTAGCAGTGGTGCTCCTTCACTAGAGGAGCCCTTGGCCATTGTTGCAGAGAATATTAGTTACCCAACTGAAAATTTCGTAGCGAATGTAGATAATGTAGTGCTCGGTGTGAAGAGAACTGACTACCCCAATGATGAAGCTTTGGCTACTTCAAATAAGAATCATTTGGTAGCAGAGGACCTTGGAAATATCGGCAGAGTAGAAACAGTCCAGAACCCAGCAACTGCAGATGTTGAGGGAAATCTGGTTGTACATGAAGGTAGTCCTGTTCTGGTACCTGGCTTGACTCCATTAGATACAGTGTCAACTGAAGAAGCAAATTTGGATGAATATGAGAAGAATAGTATTACTGAGGCATCAATTGAAGTTAATGAAGCTAATTATCAGAAAATGCCAGAG TTGGATGAGAAGCAAGAACCTGAAGGTGAACCACAGGAAGAAAAACCAACTGCAGTGTCCAAG GATGAGGAGGAACAGCTTGATAACCGACACATTCAGAGTCCCCAACTAGCCAGAGAACAGCGTGATCCGGATCCTTTTCAAAGTGATGTCCAGTGGGGTCGTAAAACACTTAAGAGGCTTCTGAACAGTTTAAGATTTCTATAG
- the LOC108661897 gene encoding putative receptor-like protein kinase At3g47110, with protein sequence MLLSCALLYNKPVLNFLLLFNVNTLLLLCIITWLHSHSPVFAATTLHANETDRLALLAIKAQLTQDPLGLTSSWNDSLHFCNWSGVICGHGHQRVITLNLSYHDLVGSLSPYVGNLTFLRGISLEQNYFHGEIPPEVGRLSGLRYLNFSNNSLSGEIPANLSGCSNLIMLRLGFNKLIGKIPYQLGSLQKLERFQLHYNNLSGPIPASLGNLSSVRSLSFSVNSFEGTIPDALGQLKTLNFLGLGLNQLTGIVPPSIFNLSSITIFTLPFNQLHGNLPSNLGFALPNLRVLNIGHNQFTGALPESLSNGSNLLEFDINGSNFTGKVNIDFGGLPVLWSLVLASNPLGRGEADDLDFLNSLTKCRNLQILDLSNDQFGGVIPISFGNLSTELVQLRLGGNKLWGSIPTGIKNLVNLTELTMEQNNLTGNIPAVIGNLRMLRLLDLSENQFSGNLPSSIANISQLYKLHLQSNNFTGNIPSSFGNLTSLQDLDLSQNYLSGAIPKNVIGLSSLTISLNLAQNQLTGLLPSEVSNLKNLGHLDVSENQLSGEIPSGLGSCIPERTPGPGPVEEQLIWTNS encoded by the exons ATGTTGCTGTCGTGTGCACTTTTATACAACAAACCAGTTCTGAATTTCTTATTGCTGTTCAATGTCAATACATTGCTTCTGTTATGTATCATCACTTGGCTGCATTCACATTCTCCTGTGTTTGCAGCTACCACTTTGCATGCAAATGAGACAGACAGGCTAGCTTTACTCGCCATCAAGGCTCAGTTAACCCAGGATCCACTTGGGTTAACGAGCTCGTGGAATGATTCTCTCCATTTCTGCAACTGGAGTGGAGTCATTTGCGGTCACGGGCATCAAAGAGTAATCACCTTGAACCTTAGTTATCATGATTTGGTAGGTTCTCTCTCTCCCTATGTAGGGAACCTCACCTTTCTTCGAGGTATCAGCCTTGAACAGAACTACTTTCATGGTGAAATTCCGCCAGAAGTTGGCCGCCTAAGTGGGCTCAGGTACCTGAATTTTTCTAACAACTCCCTGTCAGGAGAGATCCCAGCCAATCTATCTGGCTGTTCTAACCTCATTATGCTTCGTTTGGGGTTCAACAAGTTGATTGGAAAGATCCCATATCAGCTTGGGTCATTGCAGAAGCTTGAGAGATTTCAGCTCCACTACAACAATCTCAGTGGACCAATACCAGCTTCTTTAGGCAACCTTTCTTCTGTTAGGTCTCTGTCCTTTTCAGTTAACAGCTTCGAGGGAACCATACCAGATGCCCTGGGACAGTTAAAGACATTAAATTTTCTTGGCCTTGGCTTGAATCAGTTAACTGGTATTGTTCCTCCCTCAATATTCAACTTATCATCTATAACCATATTTACTTTGCCATTCAATCAACTCCATGGAAATCTGCCATCAAACTTGGGCTTTGCTCTTCCTAATTTGAGAGTCCTGAATATTGGTCACAATCAATTTACTGGAGCTCTTCCAGAATCATTATCCAATGGttcaaatctccttgaatttGATATCAATGGAAGCAATTTCACTGGGAAGGTTAATATTGATTTTGGAGGGCTACCGGTTCTCTGGTCGCTGGTTCTTGCTTCTAATCCTTTGGGGAGAGGAGAAGCTGATGATCTAGATTTCTTGAATTCTTTGACTAAATGCAGAAACTTGCAGATATTGGATCTAAGTAATGACCAGTTTGGTGGGGTTATTCCTATTTCTTTCGGCAATCTCTCAACTGAACTTGTCCAATTGAGATTGGGAGGGAATAAGTTATGGGGAAGTATTCCTACTGGGATCAAGAACCTAGTTAACTTGACTGAGCTAACAATGGAGCAAAATAACTTGACAGGCAACATTCCAGCCGTGATCGGCAACCTTAGGATGCTACGGCTACTTGATTTATCTGAAAATCAGTTTTCAGGGAATCTTCCATCATCCATAGCCAACATAAGTCAGTTATACAAGCTTCATCTGCAAAGTAACAACTTTACTGGGAACATTCCTTCCAGTTTTGGAAATCTTACTTCCTTGCAAGACCTGGACCTTTCTCAAAACTACCTTAGTGGAGCTATACCCAAGAATGTTATAGGTCTTTCTTCTCTAACAATATCCTTGAACCTAGCTCAAAACCAATTAACTGGTCTGTTGCCTTCAGAAGTGAGCAATCTGAAAAATCTTGGTCACTTAGATGTTTCCGAGAATCAATTGTCTGGAGAGATTCCTAGTGGCCTAGGCAGCTGT ATTCCTGAGAGGACTCCGGGACCTGGACCTGTCGAGGAACAACTTATCTGGACAAATTCCTGA
- the LOC18597565 gene encoding probable LRR receptor-like serine/threonine-protein kinase At3g47570, with product MTLNLSFNEFEGMVPTTGVFKNTTALSIVGNKKLCGGIPELKLSPCRNSNSKKGTLSRRHKFMIAFLSASVGLVLIVSLLIVNRLRKLKREPALPLASASVKKELLPRVSYESLQKATDGFSSENLIGAGSFGSVYKGILDQNENIVAVKVLYLHQPGALKSFMAECETLRNIRHRNLVKLLTACSSVDFQGNEFKALVYEFMPNGSLESWLHPVPNAGGDGMEDDLRILSLTQRANIAIDVACALEYLHHHCQKPIVHRDLKPSNILLDNDMTAHVSDFGLAKFLLEAMERSQTNQSSSAGLKGTVGYAAPEYGMGGMASTYGDIYSYGILLLEMFTGKRPTDETFKDGLDLHNFVKTALPERILEVLDPLFVAGGGGEEEEIANEGGCILVETKKDLLQNSLTEILKIGVACSLEQPRERMKLGDVIKELQLVRGLLLGSDMTQR from the exons ATGactttaaatctttctttcaATGAGTTTGAAGGCATGGTGCCAACTACTGgtgttttcaaaaatacaaCTGCACTGTCGATTGTGGGAAACAAGAAGCTTTGTGGAGGTATACCAGAATTGAAACTGTCACCATGCAGAAACAGTAACTCAAAGAAAGGAACATTGTCACGACGACACAAGTTTATGATCGCATTTCTATCTGCATCAGTGGGGCTTGTGCTCATCGTGTctcttttaattgttaatcGATTAAGAAAGCTGAAAAGAGAGCCTGCACTTCCTCTAGCATCTGCATCAGTCAAGAAGGAATTGCTTCCAAGAGTCTCCTACGAAAGTCTCCAGAAAGCAACTGATGGATTTTCTTCTGAAAATTTAATCGGTGCAGGCAGCTTTGGCTCTGTTTACAAAGGAATTCTTGATCAAAACGAAAACATTGTTGCTGTGAAAGTGCTCTATCTACATCAACCAGGAGCTTTAAAGAGCTTCATGGCCGAATGTGAAACTTTAAGAAATATTAGGCACCGCAATCTTGTAAAGCTGTTAACAGCTTGCTCGAGTGTTGATTTTCAAGGCAATGAATTCAAAGCTCTGGTCTATGAATTCATGCCGAATGGGAGTTTGGAGAGTTGGTTGCACCCGGTTCCAAATGCAGGTGGTGATGGCATGGAAGACGATCTGAGGATTTTGAGCCTCACCCAAAGAGCAAACATTGCCATTGATGTTGCCTGTGCTCTGGAATATCTCCATCACCATTGCCAAAAGCCAATCGTTCACCGTGATTTGAAGCCTAGTAATATCCTTCTGGACAACGATATGACTGCTCATGTCAGTGATTTCGggttagcaaagttcttgctaGAAGCCATGGAAAGATCTCAAACGAACCAAAGCAGCTCAGCTGGGCTCAAGGGAACTGTTGGTTACGCTGCACCAG AGTATGGCATGGGAGGTATGGCTTCAACATATGGTGATATATACAGCTATGGGATTCTCTTGCTGGAGATGTTTACTGGGAAAAGGCCAACTGATGAAACATTTAAAGATGGACTGGATCTCCATAATTTCGTTAAGACAGCATTGCCTGAACGAATACTAGAAGTTCTTGATCCATTGTTTGTTGCAGGAGGGGGAGGGGAAGAAGAGGAGATAGCAAATGAGGGGGGTTGCATCCTTGTAGAAACGAAAAAGGACCTGCTGCAAAATAGCTTGACAGAGATCCTGAAAATAGGAGTTGCTTGTTCATTGGAACAACCCAGAGAGAGAATGAAACTTGGTGATGTTATCAAAGAATTGCAGCTGGTCAGGGGTCTTCTTCTTGGATCTGATATGACACAAAGATGA